The Pseudarthrobacter psychrotolerans genome includes a region encoding these proteins:
- a CDS encoding SCO6880 family protein: MSDNAAQEKFGNWLQPASPRLYGLSIPALVVSAAGLMFALLLMMKSLFVAALIVLLIAVLVVLLAMVKFGGRTIIGKITDSLSLATRKSSGSAFYVTGALSTLPPEDAERLPGALLDVETISGTDGLGRNYSLLHHKAVNQLAAVFGCSPDGASMQEQSMVNAQVSKYGSWLSSLSVEEGLTGATVVVDSASESSAGTCAAIREDVAPGAPAFAKEVLDHAVGTLPARSAVLNVYATMVWDAATLGGTDKDVSSAVAEVAARLPGQSEMLREAGAGSPEPLVEGELAHVAQLAYQPMRDQEMALDALQGRLAVNDWEHAGPGFFDDSQGRVVFHDGVASMTLMMTVPPGAHITSRSFDRIFGPNAKFLRKRVALFYRPVDPGSGARIVDKLVKTADWKISTRKGRPTSWDRAAKLVAEKTEQELAQGARLSLFSMMVTVTFAPDQKSYRDALNQVKSLMNQLIMPYRFVEHAGSAAFHTTLPFGVLPWRYSTTPLWIGSGTK, translated from the coding sequence ATGAGCGACAACGCTGCACAGGAAAAATTCGGTAACTGGCTCCAGCCTGCTTCACCTCGTCTTTATGGCCTCAGCATTCCCGCGCTGGTCGTCTCGGCCGCGGGCCTGATGTTTGCGCTGCTGCTCATGATGAAGAGCCTGTTCGTGGCGGCCTTGATCGTGCTGCTGATCGCGGTCTTGGTCGTGCTGCTGGCCATGGTGAAATTTGGCGGCCGGACAATCATCGGCAAAATCACCGATTCACTGTCCCTGGCGACCCGGAAATCTTCCGGGTCGGCGTTCTACGTCACTGGGGCACTGTCCACGCTCCCGCCCGAAGACGCCGAGCGTCTGCCCGGTGCCCTGCTGGACGTCGAGACAATTTCAGGCACTGATGGCCTGGGCCGGAACTACTCCCTGCTGCACCACAAAGCGGTGAACCAGCTGGCAGCCGTTTTCGGCTGCTCCCCGGACGGGGCGTCGATGCAGGAACAATCCATGGTCAACGCCCAGGTCTCCAAGTACGGCAGCTGGCTCTCTTCACTGAGCGTGGAAGAAGGCTTGACCGGGGCCACGGTGGTGGTCGATTCAGCCTCGGAATCCTCAGCCGGGACGTGCGCGGCGATCCGTGAGGACGTCGCCCCTGGCGCCCCGGCATTCGCCAAGGAAGTCCTGGATCACGCGGTGGGAACCTTGCCCGCACGCTCGGCCGTGCTGAACGTCTACGCCACGATGGTCTGGGATGCTGCCACTCTGGGCGGAACCGACAAGGACGTATCCTCTGCCGTTGCTGAGGTCGCCGCCCGACTTCCGGGCCAGAGCGAAATGCTCCGCGAGGCCGGGGCCGGCTCACCGGAACCACTGGTCGAAGGAGAACTCGCCCACGTCGCGCAGCTGGCGTACCAGCCGATGCGAGATCAGGAGATGGCTTTGGATGCTCTCCAAGGCCGCTTGGCGGTCAATGACTGGGAGCATGCAGGCCCGGGGTTCTTCGATGACTCACAAGGCCGCGTGGTGTTCCATGATGGCGTTGCATCGATGACGCTGATGATGACCGTCCCTCCCGGGGCGCACATCACTTCGCGCAGTTTTGACCGGATTTTCGGGCCGAACGCGAAGTTCCTCCGCAAACGGGTCGCACTGTTCTACCGTCCCGTGGACCCCGGCAGCGGGGCCAGGATCGTGGACAAGCTGGTGAAAACCGCTGACTGGAAGATCAGCACCCGCAAGGGCCGGCCCACCTCCTGGGACCGGGCGGCCAAGCTTGTAGCCGAAAAGACCGAACAGGAGCTGGCGCAAGGTGCCCGGCTGTCGCTGTTTTCGATGATGGTCACCGTGACCTTCGCCCCGGATCAGAAGTCCTACCGGGACGCACTGAACCAGGTGAAGTCCCTGATGAACCAGCTGATCATGCCCTACCGGTTCGTGGAGCACGCCGGTTCGGCCGCGTTCCACACCACCCTCCCGTTCGGCGTCCTTCCCTGGCGGTACAGCACCACCCCCCTCTGGATCGGAAGTGGCACCAAATGA
- a CDS encoding ATP-binding protein has protein sequence MSEVKHIKTSKGFTGFGGGRWGKRPAPPQWYSSSTQLCGIYPFSAGTSRPNVGTPLGRDMNVGTAVAGDMKTWYDAGLISSASMMLFGLNGNGKSSVAQRFIYSMAARGIVPMVFDPLKGEYRELIELLGGKVFSIGPRGKDKINLLHLGALGEAAARIGGVLGEEMRQEAINKAVDMVALVVQINRGLPLADSEDAALALLVRSVVNRVRKPSLYDMKAAFLNPPPEVLSAVACNDAAQFLTEYRKLHLSVLAVLNGEMGPLIGGSESMSIPVGNPGGFCFDTSSIPSSNTKLLSAAMLATWNIGFSAIDAHWELSRHDPDVHWGGYLSVQDEFWYPMRACEGIIDRVDRVGRTNRGLGVSELKITHSPKDFLSLPNVKDRATAKGFAQRSGVLGLMALSLDDLNELSAVQPLNAKEIETVSGFNAPPDWKPKLNADGTPAAPPGAGKILLKVPGRVGIPVKMTLTDIEKKYHNTDERSNRFVPTEEEEAA, from the coding sequence GTGAGCGAAGTGAAGCACATCAAAACGTCCAAGGGCTTTACCGGCTTTGGCGGCGGCCGCTGGGGCAAGCGTCCCGCACCGCCGCAGTGGTATTCCTCCTCAACCCAGCTGTGCGGGATCTATCCGTTTTCAGCCGGAACGTCACGGCCGAACGTCGGGACACCTTTGGGCCGGGATATGAACGTGGGCACCGCCGTGGCTGGGGATATGAAGACCTGGTACGACGCGGGCCTGATTTCCTCCGCCTCGATGATGCTCTTTGGTTTGAACGGGAACGGTAAGTCCTCGGTCGCGCAGCGGTTCATTTACTCCATGGCCGCACGTGGCATCGTCCCGATGGTTTTTGACCCGCTTAAAGGCGAGTACCGCGAACTGATCGAACTCCTCGGCGGCAAGGTCTTCAGTATTGGGCCACGCGGGAAGGACAAGATCAATCTCCTGCACCTCGGGGCATTGGGGGAGGCCGCTGCAAGGATCGGCGGCGTCCTGGGTGAGGAAATGCGGCAGGAGGCCATCAACAAGGCGGTAGACATGGTTGCCCTGGTCGTCCAGATCAACCGTGGCCTGCCGTTGGCTGACAGTGAAGATGCGGCCCTGGCCCTGCTGGTGCGCTCGGTCGTCAACCGGGTCCGCAAGCCTTCGCTCTATGACATGAAAGCGGCGTTCCTGAACCCGCCCCCGGAAGTCCTCTCGGCCGTAGCCTGCAACGACGCCGCCCAGTTCCTCACTGAGTACCGAAAATTGCACCTGTCCGTGCTGGCCGTCCTCAACGGTGAAATGGGTCCGCTGATCGGCGGCAGCGAGTCCATGAGCATCCCGGTCGGTAACCCCGGCGGGTTCTGCTTCGATACCTCATCCATTCCCTCCTCGAACACGAAGCTGCTCTCGGCCGCGATGCTGGCAACCTGGAACATCGGCTTCTCAGCCATCGACGCCCACTGGGAGCTCTCCCGGCATGACCCGGACGTTCACTGGGGCGGTTACCTGTCCGTACAGGATGAGTTCTGGTACCCGATGCGCGCCTGTGAGGGCATCATCGACCGTGTAGACCGCGTGGGCCGGACCAATCGCGGCCTGGGCGTGAGTGAACTTAAAATCACGCACAGCCCCAAGGACTTCCTCTCCCTGCCCAACGTCAAAGACCGGGCCACGGCCAAGGGCTTCGCGCAGCGCAGCGGCGTCCTGGGCCTCATGGCTCTGTCCCTGGATGACCTGAACGAGCTCAGCGCAGTCCAGCCGCTCAATGCCAAGGAAATCGAGACTGTATCCGGGTTCAACGCACCGCCGGACTGGAAGCCGAAGTTGAACGCTGACGGCACCCCGGCCGCACCTCCGGGTGCGGGAAAGATCCTGTTGAAGGTTCCTGGCCGGGTGGGTATTCCCGTCAAAATGACCCTGACTGACATCGAGAAGAAGTACCACAACACCGACGAACGCAGTAACCGGTTCGTGCCGACGGAAGAAGAGGAGGCTGCCTGA